From the genome of Candidatus Eremiobacteraceae bacterium:
GGTGGCCAACCTGCGCGTGCCCGCGCTCATCGCGCGCAAGTGGGATGACGCCGACGTTGTGCTCACGCTGAAGGCGCTGGAACGGCGAGACAACGGCAAACTGCGAGAGATCGCCGCGCAGAATATTCCTATCTATGCGCTCAAGACCAACACCACGGCGCAGATCCAGACCTGTCTCAAGGATCTCTACGACCTTCCGACGGTGGACGACGAAGAGCTCGCCGTCCGCGAGGCCGAGGAAGCGGTGTATCAAGTGATGCTGCACCACAAATCCGTCGAGCTCTCGCCGCAGTCGTCCTACGTGCGCCGGCTGCAGCATCAGATCGTGGAGAAGTATCATCTGCAATCGCGGTCGACGGGCATCGAACCTAATCGCCGCGTCCGCGTCTACAAAGAGGCCGCGCAATAGCCGCCGGTCTTTTCGTCACCTTCGAAGGGGTTGAAGGAGCCGGCAAATCGACCCAAGTCCGGCTCTTGCACGAATATCTATCCGGCACTTCGATACCTTTTGTCTTCACGCGCGAGCCCGGCGGCACGCCGCTCGGCGAAAAGCTGCGTCAATTGCTCATCGACCCACTCGGCCAGATGGCGCCTGAGGCGGAGGCGCTGATCTTAAGCGCGTCGCGCGCGGAGTTGGTGGACAAGATCCTCGAACGCGGCCTGGCCGAAGGCAGACTCGTTGTGTGCGACCGCTTTTGGGACGCGACGCTTGCCTATCAAGGATTCGGTCGCGGACTTCCGATCGACACGCTGCTCACCATCACGATGTTCGCGGCGCGCAGGCTCCAACCGGATCTCACGTTCTTGCTCGATGTCTCAACGGCGGTGTCGCGCGAACGGTTGAAATCGCGCACCGCCATTCCCGACCGGATGGAGCGCGAATCTAGCGCCTTTCACGAGCGAGTCGCCGCCGGGTACCGCAGACTGGCAGCCGCCGAACCCCATCGCTTTGTGACGATCGACGGTACGCGCGCAGAGGATGAGATCGCGATCGACGTGCGCCAGATGATCCTCTCGCGCTGGCAGGGTCAATAACTCAGATTAGTACTAGGGTAAGCCGTACTAGGGCAAGCATCGCTTGCCCATTTGGGTGAGCGTTGCTTTCCCTAGTACGGGATGCCCACAGCGTTACGGGATTGATTTAAGCCCACTGCCGGTGTTGATCGCGAGCACGCGCTCGCCGTCGCGGATCCATCCGTTCTTGCGGAGTTCTTCGGCGGCGGCGATCGTGGCCGCGCCCTCCGGGCATAGCAGGAATCCTTCAGCAGCGGCCACGCGGTGGCGGCTCGCGGCGATCGCAGTGTCGTCGACGGCGATCGCACAGCCGGCGGTCGCATAAACGGCATCGAGCACGAGAAAGTCACCGAGCGCCTTCGGCACGTTGATGCCGAATGCCGCGGTTTTCGAATCGTTCCAGAACTGCGATTCGCGCAGGCCCGCATTAAACGCGCGGACGATCGGCGCACAACCTGCGGCTTGCACGGCCACCATGCGCGGCAGTTTGTCGATCGGAAATCCTATCTCGCGCAATTCGAGCAGCGCTTTGTATATCCCGATAAGACCGACACCGCCGCCCGTCGGATACAAGAGCACGTCCGGAGTTCGCCAGTCGAATTGTTCGGCAAGCTCGAATCCCATCGTCTTTTTGCCTTCGATGCGATACGGTTCTTTGAGCGTCGACGCGTCGTACACGCCCGCCTCGGTCACCATTTTTGCGACGACTTTTCCAGCGTCCGAGATGACGCCGTCGACGAGCGTGACTTCTGCGCCCGCCGCTTCGCACTCGAAGCGATGGATCGCAGGGGCGCTCTTCGGCATGACGACGCGCGCAGCGATGCCGGCACGCCGGCCGTACATGGCCCAGGCGCCGCCTGCATTTCCGTTGGTGGGCATCGCAAACGACGTCACGCCAAGTTCGCGCGCGCGCGACACGCCGACGGCGGCGCCGCGCGCCTTGAAACTGCCGGTCGGCAGCAGGCCTTCATCTTTGCAGGAGAGGCCGCCGATTCCAATGTCCGCCCCGTGACGGGTCAACGGCACGATCGGCGTGACGACTTCGCCGAGGCTCACCGTATTCCGGGCGGGGTCGCGGATCGGAAGCAATTCGCCATATCGCCACAGGCTCCACGGCCTTCGCGCGAGCCCGGAAACGGTAAGCGACGCCTTGGCTTTTGGCAGGTCGTATCGTGCAAGAAGCGGCGCACCGCACGTGCAGAGGTGTTGGATGACGTCCGCGTCATAATGGGCTTCGCATTTCGAACACTCGAGATGCGAG
Proteins encoded in this window:
- a CDS encoding threonine synthase, whose amino-acid sequence is MTAIRSSLSHLECSKCEAHYDADVIQHLCTCGAPLLARYDLPKAKASLTVSGLARRPWSLWRYGELLPIRDPARNTVSLGEVVTPIVPLTRHGADIGIGGLSCKDEGLLPTGSFKARGAAVGVSRARELGVTSFAMPTNGNAGGAWAMYGRRAGIAARVVMPKSAPAIHRFECEAAGAEVTLVDGVISDAGKVVAKMVTEAGVYDASTLKEPYRIEGKKTMGFELAEQFDWRTPDVLLYPTGGGVGLIGIYKALLELREIGFPIDKLPRMVAVQAAGCAPIVRAFNAGLRESQFWNDSKTAAFGINVPKALGDFLVLDAVYATAGCAIAVDDTAIAASRHRVAAAEGFLLCPEGAATIAAAEELRKNGWIRDGERVLAINTGSGLKSIP
- the tmk gene encoding dTMP kinase gives rise to the protein MAAGLFVTFEGVEGAGKSTQVRLLHEYLSGTSIPFVFTREPGGTPLGEKLRQLLIDPLGQMAPEAEALILSASRAELVDKILERGLAEGRLVVCDRFWDATLAYQGFGRGLPIDTLLTITMFAARRLQPDLTFLLDVSTAVSRERLKSRTAIPDRMERESSAFHERVAAGYRRLAAAEPHRFVTIDGTRAEDEIAIDVRQMILSRWQGQ